Below is a genomic region from candidate division SR1 bacterium Aalborg_AAW-1.
TTTAGTTATGACTTGGTTATTTTTGAACAATTTCAATCTAAAATTAAAAATCCACTGCATATTGATATGAGAAAACTTCTCAAAATTTCTCCATCAGTCCAAGCAACTATTTCCATCGAGAAACAACCAAATAATCCATCTTCATCATTTGGATATACACTACAACATCATCTTACGTTTGATACAATAGTAACAGGCGCTCATATCGATTTTGCCCTTAGTGCTGCAAGAGCAGTCGCTGATCAACCAGGGAAAGTCTATAACCCACTCTTCATCTATGGACATGTAGGATTAGGAAAAACCCATCTTCTCAATGCTATCTGAAATTCTATCCAAAAACATCATAATAGTCAGAATATAGTCTTTTTACCTACGACACAGCTGATCGACCACATTGTAATGGCGATTAGAAAAAACAAGCTCAATACATTACTTTCCGAGTTTAAGAAAATCGATGTTCTTCTGCTGGATGATGTACAATTCCTAGGTGATAAAGACAAAACACAAGAAATTTTCTTGAATATCTTTAATGAAATGCAACAAGCAGGAAAACAGATTGTTCTGACTTCAGATCGTGCGCCTAGAGAGTTAAATAATATTGAGGCAAGACTCAAAAGTCGTTTTGGTTTAGGATTGGTTTGTGATATTACGGAGCCTGATTTTGAAACAAGACTTGCTATATTACAATCCAAAGTAGCAATGAAGTGAGAGCATATTGATAGCGAACATCTTCACATACTTGCACAAAATATCACTTCTAATGTCAGAGAACTAGAAGGAGCCATTAATATTATTCTTACGAAAAAAAGTCTATCAGGACAAGAGACTACCATAGATACAGTACATGATTGTCTTAGAACACTCTGATATAGAATCAAAGGAGAGCAGACAGTGAGTGTAGAAGAGATGAATAGCTTAAATAGTAGATCATTGATGAATTTTGGAACTATAGTTGAGTACGTTGCTGCATATTATAGTTTGAGTGTTGCAGATCTCAAATCTGAAAAGAGATCTAAAGATATCTCTCTTGCTCGTCAGATGCTCATGGTCATTGCTAAGTCGAAATTCCAACGAACATTTGAAAAAATTGGAAATTATTTCGGAGGTAAAAATCATGCCGCTGTTATCTATGCAGTGAAAGAATTCCCAAAAAAACTCAAAGCAGATCCATCGCTGAATCACGACTATACGCTTGTCCTTGAACAAGTTGAAAGATAATATCATGTCCCACACCATGTGGGATTTTTTTTCTTACAATAAAACAACATGCAAGAAAAAATAATTTATATTAATGATATTCAAGATAATGGGTTTTATAAATGATATTTTTATTCTGATTTTGAAAATAATCATAAAATCAACAGTTTACTTATTAATCTCTCTTGTGGACTTAAAAAAGAACTAGAATGATTTCATCCAGAACTTCATCATCATCTTACATTACAATATCATGATATTATCAGGTGAATATATATTAGAGAGATATATACATCATTATCAGATCAAACAATATCTTTAATAAAAAATAAAGATATATTTTCTTCAGAGACATTTCATAAGTCTCATCTTCGAAGAAGTAACGTAGACAATAAACAATATATAGTCCTTATACCTCATGAATGAGATAAATATTATAGCATTTTAAATAACAAAAGTACACCACATATTACTTTATGAACCTATACAGGTTCTATACCAGAATGAAAAATATTACAAATTTTTAGGACAATAAAAGACGATATTTTTCAAACAATGAATAATAAGTTATTTTTCGTCGAACCTGATAATGAGGTCAAAGTTTCTTTTAGAGAGTTATAATCTCCATATTCTCCACATCAATTACCTTCACCTCAACTCCCACAATATCCAAATATTGTACCAACGTCTCATGAGATACAATAATCGTAGCATCATTACGATTGGGGTGTCGTCCGACAAGATCAGCTTCTCGGAGATCTTTATCCAGATAGAGAGTAAGATTCTCTGGTTTATGAATAAGCCCAAAAATACTCACACTTCATGGAGTTAGATGTAATAACTCTTTCATTTCTTCTGGAGATCAAAAGGTCATATCTTTCGCTCCTACCAGTTTACGAAACTGATTGATCTGTAATCTTTTTGAAGACTCCACACAAATAAGTCGATACTGACCTCTTTTGTCTGTCAGGAAGAGATTTTTGGTTTGTAATCCAGGTAGTGATTGTTTAAGTTCTTCTCCCTGTTCAACTGTGAAAATAGGTTGATGCTCATGATATTCATATTGGAGATGATTATTCTGAAAAAAGCAGAGGAGAGTGGGGTCAAAATTATTCATTCGATGATTATATCTAATACCTAAATATGCGAAACTATAGATTTTAGAACGTTTATTGCAATAAAAAATCCCTAGCAAATACTAGGGAATACTACTTAAATTTAGCTCTTGAGTATATAAGAACACACATCAAACAGTTTTCCTAGGATAGCTGTACGATGTTTGTAGTTCTTATAATCGGGTTTCTTTGTCAAAGTACGGATATCTTTATCATATTTTCTCTGATACTCAAACCCAGTATAAATACATGACTGAATAAGCATCATACGTTCCCATACTGACAGAGTATCATCTGAAATAATAATACTAGATACATCTGAAAAAAGTCCAATATCCTTCACTGGTGCATCAAGCGCAAACCAATGATTGATGTTCACAATAAATGATTGTGGGTTCTTTTCATATGCACGACCGAATAGCATTTTTAATACTTTCTCTTGTACATTTTGTAATTCCCATTTTCTGAATTTAAAAGATTGCATCTCTGTAATCTGTTCTACAAGTTCTTGATATCCCTCTGTCATAGTAGATAATGTCTCTTCCAATACTTCAGAATTAATAATTGCCTTGTGATGGACAAGTCTCACTCCAAAAATCGATTCAGAAGCATAGGCCATGATAAGATTTTCTTGTCCAGTTTGCATATCAACGAGCGACATTCGGAGTTTAAACGAATTATTGCCATCATGAGCAGTCGAAAGCACGATACAAGGAAGTAATCCTGTTCTTTCATAGATTTCAATCAAAGTACCATTAATCTTATCATCACATAATGATGCAAAATCAAGAAAGGTAATAGAATGTTCCCTACGAGCTAACCATTTCCTCAAATTTTCTGGTTTGACTTTCTTCTCCGTTTTGGGCCTATAGACATAAAAATCGATAGGATAACATCCACGATCAATAAGTGCATCAATAACATCCATACTAGATACAAACTGATAAACTTTTGATTTGTCATAGATCAGACCTGGTTCTTTTTTCACATCATCCAGTGTAAGACCAATACTAATTTCTTTCGACAATTTCTCTCGTGATATAAATCTGGAGAGGGATTTTTTGATCAAAGATTGAATAGCAATAGGATCTTTACCACGTAATGGTAACGATTTCATAAACTGATCCAAACTTGATAAAAGCAAATGATCAAGACTAGAATACTCATTCGAGTAAATCTCAGTAGCAATACTCTTGGTCGTGTATGACTTTTTTAGTGAATCAAATCCAATACGAGATTGAATTTTCGCGAGAATTTGGAGATAATCATACAATTCTCTACCAAATAATGTCTGTAGTGTCTTCATAATTTTAAATTTTAATATTTTATTTTAACAGCATTGTAAGAATAACATACATAAAATCAATATAAAGTCAATAAAATTCTTCCTTGAGATTTGTGTCTCATTTCCTTAAGATTAATAATTGCTAATTTATAATTGCTAATTCAAAAAACTATGAGCAAATTTACCATCATCGATGGATCAGGACTATTATTTAGATCATATTATGGACTTCCAGCGCTCAGTGATGACTATGGAGAAAATACACAGATGATTTTCGGTATGGCAAAGATGACACTCAAACTTATGAGTGAAAAGCCTGATTATTTTGCTATTGCACGAGATGTAGGAGGTAAAACTGCACGTCATGATATGGATGAAAACTACAAAGCCAATAGAGAGCAAGCTCCTGATGAACTCATCAGACAGTTCCATCTTTCCCATCAGATGATCTCTGATTTGCGTATTCCTGCTTTTGGATTTCCATGATATGAAGCTGATGATGTCATCAATACATGGGTACAAAAAGCAAAAGCTAAAGATGGAACGCACGCCACTATCGTTTCATCCGATAAGGATCTCAAGCAACTCATCTGTCAGAATATTGATTCTTTCGATCCTATGAAAAACAAAAAGACCAATTATCTCCAATTCAAAATGGAATTTGGTTTTGAGCCAGAACTTCTTGCTGATTATCTTGCCCTTATTGGAGATACTTCTGATAATATTCCTGGTGTAGCTGGTATCGGTCCCAAGTCTGCTACTGATCTTATTAGAGAATATGGTACCGTTGAGAATATCTACAACAACATCGAACATATCAAAAAATCGGTACAAACAAAACTTCTTGCCTGACAAGAACTCGCATTCAGCTCCAAAGTGCTCGTCAATCTTATGCTCGTACCAGAGATGAATCATCTCACCATAGAGGAGTCATGTACCTTAAATCCAGATTTTGATCTGATTCGTCATATACTACTCGATACGCATGGTTTCCACTCTCTCAGCAAAACCATCGATGATCTCGAAAAGAAATACAGTAAGGTAGCGATGCAAGGATTGTTTGGATAAAATAATAGCATAAGATCATTCACGATAAACTCGTGATTTTTTTGACAAAAAAACAAAAGCAATTAGAATTATATAATATTTTATAATATATGGATAAATATCATGATGCAACAAAATTTATTCTCTTATTATACAAAAAATTATAGATGGTGTCAGAGTATCTTACCACTTTTTTTTATTGGGATTGGATGTGCTATTATATGGAATAATCAATATCCAACGGCTCGGATAATTACTATTATTTTAATGGGATTAATTTCAATATCTGGCTTTATTGATACCTATAAAAAATACAAAAACTACAGTTATCTCATCGTACATGGTAGACAAGTGAGATGAAATATTATAGACATAATCG
It encodes:
- the dnaA gene encoding Chromosomal replication initiator protein DnaA, whose product is MLFETKQTYTPEQITALTTVWSDLIQYLSLHHDHKFILGFLNNCGVVAIDDKHKKIDIGVPNEFILSQVKKFFSKTLKSAVQSTYNQQFSYDLVIFEQFQSKIKNPLHIDMRKLLKISPSVQATISIEKQPNNPSSSFGYTLQHHLTFDTIVTGAHIDFALSAARAVADQPGKVYNPLFIYGHVGLGKTHLLNAIGNSIQKHHNSQNIVFLPTTQLIDHIVMAIRKNKLNTLLSEFKKIDVLLLDDVQFLGDKDKTQEIFLNIFNEMQQAGKQIVLTSDRAPRELNNIEARLKSRFGLGLVCDITEPDFETRLAILQSKVAMKGEHIDSEHLHILAQNITSNVRELEGAINIILTKKSLSGQETTIDTVHDCLRTLGYRIKGEQTVSVEEMNSLNSRSLMNFGTIVEYVAAYYSLSVADLKSEKRSKDISLARQMLMVIAKSKFQRTFEKIGNYFGGKNHAAVIYAVKEFPKKLKADPSLNHDYTLVLEQVER
- the proX gene encoding Prolyl-tRNA editing protein ProX; its protein translation is MNNFDPTLLCFFQNNHLQYEYHEHQPIFTVEQGEELKQSLPGLQTKNLFLTDKRGQYRLICVESSKRLQINQFRKLVGAKDMTFGSPEEMKELLHLTPGSVSIFGLIHKPENLTLYLDKDLREADLVGRHPNRNDATIIVSHETLVQYLDIVGVEVKVIDVENMEIITL
- the polA gene encoding DNA polymerase I, with amino-acid sequence MSKFTIIDGSGLLFRSYYGLPALSDDYGENTQMIFGMAKMTLKLMSEKPDYFAIARDVGGKTARHDMDENYKANREQAPDELIRQFHLSHQMISDLRIPAFGFPGYEADDVINTWVQKAKAKDGTHATIVSSDKDLKQLICQNIDSFDPMKNKKTNYLQFKMEFGFEPELLADYLALIGDTSDNIPGVAGIGPKSATDLIREYGTVENIYNNIEHIKKSVQTKLLAGQELAFSSKVLVNLMLVPEMNHLTIEESCTLNPDFDLIRHILLDTHGFHSLSKTIDDLEKKYSKVAMQGLFG